Proteins from one Kazachstania africana CBS 2517 chromosome 1, complete genome genomic window:
- the KAFR0A05540 gene encoding arginine--tRNA ligase (similar to Saccharomyces cerevisiae YDR341C and MSR1 (YHR091C); ancestral locus Anc_5.393), with translation MSTSIASLLQNLSISEPSSLEGSFPDVNVVDLMRNYISEELSKISGVDRTLIYPALEWTNTLDRGDLLIPIPRLRIKGANPKDLAAEWAEKFPCGEYLSKVEANGPFLQFFFKPELLFKIVLPDILTRKEKYGYSNLGQNKRVIVEFSSPNIAKPFHAGHLRSTIIGGFIANLYESLGWEVIRMNYLGDWGKQFGLLAVGFERYGNEEALVKDPIHHLFDVYVRINKDIEEEGDLLPLEESTNGKAREYFKRMEDGDEAALKIWKRFREYSIEKYIDTYARLNIKYDVYSGESQVPKEAMEKALELFEDKKLTREDKGATLIDLTKFNKKLGKTIVKKSDGTTLYLTRDVGAAMDRYEKFHFDKMIYVIATQQDLHTAQLFEILKQMGFEWANRLQHINFGMVQGMSTRKGTVVFLDNILEETRDKMHEVMKKNEAKYEQIDNPEEVADLVGISAVMIQDMQSKRINNYEFKWERMFSFEGDTGPYLQYAHSRLRSVERNASQITPDKWVSTDFSLLSEPAAATLVRLLGQYPDVLRNAIKTHEPTTVVTYLFKLTHQVSSCYDVLWVAGQTEELATARLALYAAARQVLNNGMRLLGLTPVDRM, from the coding sequence ATGAGTACTAGTATTGCTTCCCTATTGCAAAACCTTTCCATTTCTGAACCTTCTTCTCTAGAAGGTTCTTTCCCCGATGTTAACGTTGTCGACTTAATGAGAAACTACATCTCAGAAGAGTTGAGCAAAATCTCTGGTGTCGACAGAACTTTAATCTACCCTGCCCTAGAATGGACTAACACTTTAGATAGAGGTGATTTATTAATCCCTATTCCAAGGTTAAGGATTAAGGGCGCTAATCCAAAGGATTTAGCTGCTGAATGGGCTGAAAAGTTTCCATGCGGTGAATATTTAAGCAAAGTTGAAGCCAATGGTCCATTTTtacaattcttcttcaagcCAGAATTactttttaaaattgtaTTACCAGATATTTTAactagaaaagaaaaatatggtTACTCTAACTTGGGTCAAAATAAACGAGTCATAGTTGAATTTTCATCTCCAAATATTGCCAAGCCATTTCATGCAGGTCATTTAAGATCTACTATTATAGGTGGGTTCATTGCCAATCTTTATGAGAGTTTAGGTTGGGAAGTCATTAGAATGAACTACTTGGGTGACTGGGGTAAGCAATTTGGTTTATTAGCTGTTGGTTTTGAAAGGTACGGTAACGAAGAAGCTCTAGTTAAAGATCCAATCCATCATTTATTCGATGTGTACGTCCGTATAAATAAggatattgaagaagaaggtgaTTTGCTTCCATTAGAAGAATCAACTAACGGTAAAGCTCGTGAATATTTCAAGAGAATGGAAGATGGTGATGAAGCtgctttgaaaatatggaaaaGATTCAGAGAATACTCCATCGAAAAATATATCGATACTTATGCTAGAttaaatatcaaatatgatGTTTACTCGGGTGAATCTCAAGTTCCTAAGGAAGCAATGGAAAAAGCATTAGAACTTTTTGAAGACAAAAAATTAACTCGCGAAGATAAAGGTGCCACTTTGATTGATTTGACCAAATTTAATAAGAAATTAGGTAAAACAATTGTCAAAAAATCTGATGGTACCACTTTATATTTAACCAGAGATGTCGGTGCTGCTATGGATCgttatgaaaaattccattTCGATAAAATGATTTATGTTATCGCTACTCAACAAGATCTACACACCGCTCAACTCTTCGAAATCTTGAAACAAATGGGTTTCGAATGGGCCAATAGATTGCAACATATCAACTTCGGGATGGTTCAAGGTATGTCCACCAGAAAGGGTACCGTTGTTTTCTTAGATAACATCCTTGAAGAAACTAGAGATAAGATGCATGAAGTcatgaagaaaaatgaggCCAAATATGAACAAATTGATAACCCAGAAGAAGTTGCCGATTTAGTCGGTATTTCCGCTGTCATGATCCAAGATATGCAATCTAAGCGTATCAATAACTACGAATTCAAATGGGAAAGAATGTTCTCTTTTGAAGGTGACACAGGTCCTTACTTACAATATGCTCATTCAAGATTAAGATCCGTTGAAAGAAATGCTTCTCAAATCACTCCAGATAAATGGGTTAGTACGGACTTCTCATTATTATCTGAGCCAGCTGCTGCCACATTAGTTAGACTTTTGGGTCAATATCCAGATGTCCTAAGAAATGCTATCAAAACTCACGAACCCACCACAGTTGTCACCTACCTATTCAAGTTAACACATCAAGTTTCTTCCTGTTATGATGTCCTATGGGTGGCTGGTCAAACAGAAGAACTAGCTACTGCTCGTTTAGCCTTATATGCCGCTGCTAGGCAAGTTTTGAATAACGGTATGCGTTTATTAGGTTTAACTCCTGTTGACAGAATGTGA
- the KAFR0A05550 gene encoding sugar porter family MFS transporter (similar to Saccharomyces cerevisiae HXT7 (YDR342C) and HXT4 (YHR092C); ancestral locus Anc_5.394), giving the protein MPESDLQNPQTSVQDASSFTSTPSNKVENDELKAFNESNDDDQVAIEIPKKPASAYITVSIMCIMIAFGGFVFGWDTGTISGFVNQTDFLRRFGELDSEGVPYLSKVRTGLVVSIFNIGCAIGGIILAKAGDMYGRKKGLIIVVVIYIVGQVICIASVKAWYQYFIGRIIAGLGVGGIAVLSPMLISEVSPKHLRGTLVSCYQLMITLGIFLGYCTNYGTKTYSDSRQWRIPLGLCFAWALFMIGGMTFVPESPRYLVEVGQIEEAKRSISISNKVGMEDPSVLAEIEIIQAGVEAEKLAGNASWGELFSTKTKIFQRLLMGAMIQSLQQLTGDNYFFYYGTTIFQSVGMNDSFETSIVLGIVNFASTFVGIYVVERYGRRRCLLWGSASMTACMVVFASVGVTRLWPNGKGNGSSKGAGNCMIVFTCFYIFCFATTWAPIPFVINSETFPLRVKSKCMAVAQACNWLWGFLIGFFTPFITGAIDFYYGYVFMGCLCFSYFYVFFFVPETKGLTLEEVNTMWEEGVLPWKSDSWVPPTRRGADYDAEALKHDNKPFYKSLMGRN; this is encoded by the coding sequence ttgaaaatgatgaattaaaagCTTTCAATGAATCCAACGACGATGACCAAGTTGCCATTGAAATTCCAAAGAAACCTGCTTCCGCTTATATTACCGTTTCTATCATGTGTATTATGATTGCTTTCGGTGGTTTCGTTTTCGGTTGGGATACTGGTACCATTTCTGGTTTCGTTAACCAAACTGATTTCTTAAGAAGATTTGGTGAATTAGATTCAGAAGGTGTTCCATATCTGTCTAAGGTCAGAACTGGTTTAGTCGTCTCTATTTTTAACATTGGTTGTGCTATTGGTGGTATTATTCTTGCTAAGGCTGGTGATATGTACGGTCGTAAGAAGGGTTTAATTATCGTTGTCGTTATTTACATTGTCGGTCAAGTTATCTGTATTGCTTCTGTTAAGGCTTGGTACCAATACTTCATCGGTAGAATTATTGCCGGTTTAGGTGTTGGTGGTATTGCTGTTTTATCCCCAATGTTAATCTCTGAAGTTTCACCAAAACACTTAAGAGGTACTTTAGTCTCCTGTTATCAATTAATGATCACATTAGGTATCTTTTTGGGTTACTGTACTAACTACGGTACCAAGACATACAGTGACTCTAGACAATGGAGAATTCCATTAGGTTTATGTTTCGCTTGGGCTTTATTTATGATCGGTGGTATGACTTTCGTTCCAGAATCTCCACGTTATTTAGTTGAAGTTGGTCAGATTGAAGAAGCTAAGCGCTCTATCTCCATTTCTAACAAGGTTGGCATGGAAGATCCATCTGTTCTtgctgaaattgaaatcatccAAGCCGGTGTtgaagctgaaaaattagctGGTAACGCTTCCTGGGGTGAATTATTCTCCACTAAGACCAAGATTTTCCAACGTTTACTCATGGGTGCCATGATTCAATCTTTACAACAATTGACGGGTGATAACTACTTCTTCTACTATGGTACAACCATTTTCCAATCTGTCGGTATGAATGATTCTTTCGAAACTTCCATTGTCCTAGGTATTGTCAACTTTGCTTCTACTTTCGTTGGTATCTACGTTGTCGAACGTTATGGTCGTCGTAGATGTCTATTATGGGGTTCTGCTTCCATGACTGCTTGTATGGTTGTCTTCGCCTCTGTAGGTGTCACCAGATTATGGCCAAATGGTAAAGGAAATGGTTCCTCCAAGGGTGCCGGTAACTGTATGATTGTTTTCACTTGTTTCTACATCTTCTGTTTCGCTACCACCTGGGCTCCAATTCCTTTCGTCATCAACTCTGAAACTTTCCCATTAAGAGTCAAGTCCAAGTGTATGGCTGTTGCACAAGCTTGTAACTGGTTATGGGGTTTCTTGATTGGTTTCTTCACTCCATTCATTACGGGTGCCATTGATTTCTACTACGGTTACGTTTTCATGGGTTGTCTATGTTTCTCTTACTTCtacgttttcttcttcgtccCAGAAACTAAGGGTTTAACTTTAGAAGAAGTCAATACCATGTGGGAAGAAGGTGTCTTACCATGGAAATCCGACTCCTGGGTTCCACCAACTAGAAGAGGTGCTGACTATGATGCTGAAGCTTTAAAGCATGACAACAAGCCATTCTACAAAAGTTTAATGGGTAGAAACtag